The genomic interval TATGACTTGCATTGCTAAGTTGAATGTGAATTAGAATACGGTAAAACCCCGTTAGAAGCAAGTAATTCAGCGAGCGACTCAAATTACTTAAGACAAGGGATTCCCTTCAGTGGAATTCCTATATTGACTGGTAGTAACTGAGATTTGGaagactttatataattatattaagtaAATATTAACTTTCCCGTGTAGTAAAAGGCATAAGAATACTCGTCTGTAGTATTTATAAGAAATATGTATATTCCAGTAGACAATGCGCTGTATGGGCAAGATTTACTACTAACAAATAGTAAATATGTGATTAtgtatattttcttttaaaaaaaactattataattggATAAAAGGGCCCATTATACTtctttataaagaatttGATATAGAGGATTAGATAGATTTATGAGATTTGCCTGTTTCGGCGTTTTAAGGAATTTTGTATGGTAATAGATTTCAGACATATGAGTCGGTTGCTTATAGAGGGGTTTTACCATAGAGCATTGAATTATTATTGGAACACCTTGATATGGTTTCCCAGATTGCCGTCAAGGATAATTGGCTGATGCCATTTCATAGATTTCCTACATACCAAGCACAACGTACATACCGATCCTACTGGTGTGTCCTTAACCCTAGGTAAGACCCTTGCTTCTATACATTATGAAACGGacgaaaagggaaagaagatgtcTTAAGTCAGCCGGCCTTAAAAAGTTTTGATGTGAAGTATGGTTATAAACCTTTTTGCTATTATGGTCATTAGATATTCATTATCTCTATTGGTCAATGTGCTTTACACCAGCGTCGATCGCTGACCACGCCGCCATTTTCGATTTACTCTCCCATCCTGGCTTCTTGGATCAACTCGGCCCTTTATATTCAGTAATACAAAGACCACCTCAACGGAGCTTGCTTCGAGACATCTTCTCAGAAATCAACATTACCGCCTTGAGAAGTTCCGCATCGTCCACAGACTCAAAGCCCCGCTTGAAAGCTCTTCGGCCAGACATCCGCATAAGTAAGGTTCGTAAAAAGAGGCACATCGATCTCGCAGATCGTCCCTTCCGCGGGCAACGTGCCATTGGAAAAGTAAGCCCGGACCACCTTGGCCGTACAAAGAGACGGCACGGACAGGGTAGTATGCTATTACAAGTAGACGGATTAGCGGTGCGCTTTGAATGAAACGGGACCAGGAAACTCTTACCCCGTAGCCATTCTGCTCGAGCAGAACACTCCCTTCAAAAGTAGCGGTCAGGTTCTTCGCCGCCGCAAGCGGAGTACTCGGGTCATATCTGTTGCTAAGAACCAATACAGGGTGAGGTGTCTTTACATCGAAGTCACCAGTGTACCGTTCCTTGGCGTACATCTTCTTATTCCATTGTGCGCATCGCATGTCGGTATTGGCACCGTCACTCGCGATCCTGCTCAGAGATGCCCTTACATTGCTGTATGGTAGCACATCCGACATACTGGCTGATGCTGCCTTGTCGGAGCATCTGATACCGCTCTCTACCTCGTTGGAAGACGAGGTCAAAGACGCGGACAAACCGTATGATTTTACGGTCGAGTATACCTCGGAACTACCCAAGACGGTCGCGTTGCGGGTCTGTACGTAGTAAATGAGTTCTGAGGTCAATGGCCAGGAGTTTGGAGCGTATAGCGCTTCCTTGATGGTGGATTTGACGTCGGTGTATGTTATGACTCCTCCATTGCTTGGGATTGGGATGGGATTGAACTTGAGCTCGTCGAGCATCACATAAATCGCCGCTTCTAGGTTGGCGGCACTGCTGTAGATCTTTGCTAGAGGGCAAAGCTCTGGTGCGGCAAAGCAACCTGAGCAGAAGCCTTTCAAGACCGTGTCAACATCCGCAACGGCTTCCGCGTTACTTtgcagaaggaaaaggaaaggtcAGCTTTTTGTGGGTGGTAACAGAAGTATGTAATCCACTCAAGGTCCTGTTATGGATAAGAGAAAGCATCACTTACTATCCGTTGAAGTACTCGGCTGGATTATCCACACCATCAAGGGCCAGATATCCCATTCTTTCGGTGAACATAGCTGCCATGACAGCACCGACCGTAGTGCCATAGGAGATTCCTAGAGCGTGGCAGTCAGCACGGTGTACCATAGATACCGGTGGATTCGTGGTACCTACCCCAGTAATTCAGCAAAGCATTCTTTCCCCTGAGAGCATCAAGGACCTGCAACGTGTCCCTCGCCGCAAAGGTAGTTCCAATGAGACTTCCATTCTCGCCATTCTGGGCATAACATGCTTGCGCATAGTTTGTGCTCTGGGCCCATATTTCACCCCGGGCTGTATTAGACGCTGTGCCGTCGTTTGGAGCCTGAAGCGATGCAAGCTCCCTGGAGGAGTCATTGCTATAGCACGAAAATGGAATCGTGTTTCCGACACCCCTGGGAGAAGTGATTAGAATGATTCATATTCAAGTGAATCGGGATCACAAACCGAGGGTTGAAGGTTATGACATCAGAGTGTCCACCGAGGATACTAAGGGATTTATGTCAGTATTTGAATAGAAAGATCTACCTGTCAACTTACGTTTGGAATTCCTTGCCATATGATCCAAGGCCCTCGAAGGAATTTACACCAGGGCCACCAAAGTTGACAAAGACAGGCTCTGCGGTTGCTTTCTTGGCCGCCGGCCATTTGCCGATATCCAGAGTCAAAGTCTTGTTGGATGTAGAATCTGTGTAGTCCAATGGCACGTCGAGTGTTCCGCAGATCATCGGCCCTGTGGCATTGGTTGGGTCGCAAAGTCCTTTCCATTGGATCTTGCCTAATTCCGCTTGCGTGAGAGAAGCAAGCGACGCCATGGACAGCAGTCCGGCAGTGAAAGATGAAGACTGCCTCATTATCAAGTCACGAGGAGTATTTCAATAGAGATAGAGTGGAACTGTTGAATAGTTGTAGAGACAACTCCAACCAGGAAAGCAGGAACTCAGCCCATTGTTATATAGCAGGATCAATCAAGGCAGAGCCCTACCAATTCTCAGAATGGATCAATCCGCGAGGCAGCTGCTGGTCAAGGCTGACTCGGCCCCCAATGTGTTGATTGTCCACATGGCCCCATATTGATATCTATTCTAGCCCAATATGTCAGCATATCGCCCTACGGTCGGCAAGACGTGTGCCGTGCTGCAGCTAATGGTGGCTGAGGACAGAGATCGGCGCCCCAACTGGAGCCAAGATCAAATGGCTCCCGGAGTTGATAGGCCGAACATCTAAGTTACCACTTTGAGTTTAGCGCGAGGAAGTTCTACAAATAATGACTCGATTGAGATCGGCAACCGGCTAAGCTATTAGTGCAGACGCCTTGGAGGCTTGTATAGAATAGCCCCCACGGTTGACATCCGACAAGAGAGCATATGGAGCTGAGACTTCTAGAGACACAAGAAATATTGTCCAAGCTTGGCAAAGATATAATAGCCACCGTCCCACAGGCTTTGGGGGTTATATCTTCGGCATCTGAGATAGGCCCCGTAATCGATGtttcttcctcgatcaaCGGGTCGGCCGGATATATGATGACCTGGCCTCTGTACACGGCAGGGAAATCATCGGCCATGGAAAGTGAAGCCCGGAAGTGGATCATTCAACGTCTTCAGGATTTTGGCCACAACACAGGAATCACACTAGCCCTGCAACTTGTGGAGGACATCATTAGGATAGATCAATGCGCCAACTGAGAATCCCGACCCTGACCTCGGGACCTTTCCAACGATGACTGGAACGATTATCATGAATGAACATTGAGTGTGCACtagttcctttcttttcccctttttcttttttccttaACTCCAGGCAGTGAGGTAATCCAAATTCGCGTAAGTACCAGTCAGCACTTCATACAGCTACAGGGTATATATACTTGAAAAACTAAAGGCTCGAGATGTTTTAGTAGCTAGGGTTGCTCGCAGAGTTGGTTTAAGTGCAGGCATTCAGCAAAGATATGTGGTGGTGCATTAAATCCGCGGTGCTGACCGGAATTAGTTCTCGTCCTTAAATTTAGCCACCGgtaaagttaaaaaaaacCCACGATCGGCCTTCCAATCCTTCAACCTCTCATATTCATTCTCCGCCATGCTTCTGCGGCTCTACCAAAAACTGCGAGGTCGGAATTATTCCGATCCTTGTCTTTatacctttcccttttctctgtatTCGATTATGGTCCAGTTTACAATTGCTTTGGCGCTGCGGGACAAATCACAATCATCCCGAGAATTAGCGAAAATTAAGCATCGCCTAGTAAATCTACATCGGAATGAAAATTTAAGCGAGGACTATCTTTTGCACGTAAATCCGAAGGGAAAGGTGAGTTATCAGAGACATTATACATTTCTCGAAATAGGGCAGGCGCGAGGCAAAATGGCTACATAAAAGCATCGTACTGATTTATATACATTGCAGGTCCCAGCGTTAACCAGCAAGTCAATTCCAGCGCCTCTCACAGACAGCTTATCCATCTCATATTGGGTCTGCGAGCAACATCCAAGCTTGATCCCGGAAGCCCATCGGACAACCATACAACGCCTACTGTCCCAGCTTCACCACATTCAAGCAGAGAATAATCCAAACCCGGCAGTAGATGACCTTCTGGCTCGTACTGATATCTCGCCTGAGCATCGTCGCGCTTTAGAGTATAAACGAGACTGGTAAGCTTGACCTGGTTCGTTCGCACTTTCACATTCCAAGGTAACAGGGTGCGCTATACAGCGACAGAAAGCAAATAGAACCCGATTTAGATAATGGATACGAAGATGGTATGACGGATCAAGCGAAACAGCTGTTCTCTAAGGTTCTGGTTGAGTACCAAAAGTTCAACCACGGGGGGATGTGGATATTTGGGGACAAAACAGGCCCAACAGTGCTGGATGCACATATTGTGGCATTTACAGCGAGACTCATTGACATCCATCTTGAAGAATTGGTCCCTCCCCAGTTGCAAACATATGCAAAAGCGATCATGGAATTGCCGGAATGGGAGACAGTCATGCAAGGGATGCCAACAGTCTGGAACCCTTCCCTGGGCCCGATAGATCAACTATAGACATATCATTCGAAATATACTCGTGAATGTCCAATTATCGAATCTCCCTATTCGGTCGAGTTATCACATCAAAGGCGGaaacaacccaaaccaaGCCATAATTCCCGGGCGGCATTTTACCAGCGCCAGAAATACTAGAGCAACCGTTCTCGACGACAATCAAGCCAAGGGTATTCCTTCCAAGTTCTGATAGTAGCGTCCATCCAAGCCGGCTTGCGCCCTAGCTTCTGCGTTAAAAGGCTCCTTGATGTAGCCCCGGAAGTACTTCCGTACATTGCTGCGGAAAACGTGAACTGGGTCGGTTCCCTCTTCTTGACAGATCCATGTCAACCATCTATGGCCGGTCGTAACGTGTGTGATCTCGTCGTTATGGATAACCTCTAAACTCTGAACACTCTCGGTATCACCCGCCCTGCGGAACTTGTCGATGGTCATCGGATTGACATCTAGGCCTCGCGCTTCATGTACAAGCGCAATGATACTGATCCGTGCCCTGAGATCATGAGCTGTCATAGTAGCCGATTCCCAGAGACCGTGATGAACGGGGAGCGCGCCAAAGTAAGAACCCATTTCTTCTATCCGCGCGCGCAGTAGCGAGAAGTGTTTGGCTTCGTCGTTAGCTACCTTAAGCCAGTCATGAAAGAATGCACGTGGCAGTTCCCGCGAGCCGCCTGGTGAATCTGGGTTCGTCTGGAACGTTGCGAACCGTATGCATATGTCAACTGCAAGATCGATGGCCCAGAGCTCAATATTCGCCAACGCATGCAGCATGGCAATTCGGCTTTTCAGTGTACCACCTTTTCCGGCCTTTGGTATGGCCCAGGGTTGGACTTCAGACAGCCCTTCCCGTGGAGGTTGAGCGGGAGGCGAAAcacttcctct from Aspergillus flavus chromosome 7, complete sequence carries:
- a CDS encoding TAP-like protein-domain-containing protein; amino-acid sequence: MRQSSSFTAGLLSMASLASLTQAELGKIQWKGLCDPTNATGPMICGTLDVPLDYTDSTSNKTLTLDIGKWPAAKKATAEPVFVNFGGPGVNSFEGLGSYGKEFQTILGGHSDVITFNPRGVGNTIPFSCYSNDSSRELASLQAPNDGTASNTARGEIWAQSTNYAQACYAQNGENGSLIGTTFAARDTLQVLDALRGKNALLNYWGISYGTTVGAVMAAMFTERMGYLALDGVDNPAEYFNGYNAEAVADVDTVLKGFCSGCFAAPELCPLAKIYSSAANLEAAIYVMLDELKFNPIPIPSNGGVITYTDVKSTIKEALYAPNSWPLTSELIYYVQTRNATVLGSSEVYSTVKSYGLSASLTSSSNEVESGIRCSDKAASASMSDVLPYSNVRASLSRIASDGANTDMRCAQWNKKMYAKERYTGDFDVKTPHPVLVLSNRYDPSTPLAAAKNLTATFEGSVLLEQNGYGHTTLSVPSLCTAKVVRAYFSNGTLPAEGTICEIDVPLFTNLTYADRGFESVDDAELLKAVMLISEKMSRSKLR
- a CDS encoding Rieske [2Fe-2S] domain protein, whose protein sequence is MVVVRLGQLSDFTQARYVIHLSDKKRLVLFRLPVIEPSKKVDRAANETDDGWTYYSMEAECPHAGGPMQDSQIDIEDSAYVASCPWHAYDFNVETGESSVGIKACTYPVDVRGEYVTLMYNTEDGSEVSLVKLEPVSEKFKAKKNRGSKNKTTPQEEDPPAQQIESGPAKYLDENATVCDWCAHILNTANPEHKIELTHHLFSILTEKEASSSPMPLGRGSVSPPAQPPREGLSEVQPWAIPKAGKGGTLKSRIAMLHALANIELWAIDLAVDICIRFATFQTNPDSPGGSRELPRAFFHDWLKVANDEAKHFSLLRARIEEMGSYFGALPVHHGLWESATMTAHDLRARISIIALVHEARGLDVNPMTIDKFRRAGDTESVQSLEVIHNDEITHVTTGHRWLTWICQEEGTDPVHVFRSNVRKYFRGYIKEPFNAEARAQAGLDGRYYQNLEGIPLA